GAGCTACAAGGAGGAGACCGCAAGCAGCAAGAGTGTGCAACTTGAGGGAAAAGAACTGGTGTACTTTCCCCCATCGCCAATTCTATCACGTCCAAACCGGGCTGTCTTGCATTTTTGCACTGCTGGCCTGACTCAGCCTGTACCACCCACTGCAAAGCTTTCTGCCCTGGGGCAACCAAGCTGCACCCAGAAAAACAGATGGGCAGCTACAACAAATGGTTATTCGTTTGGGTTCAGTATAAGCCACTTGTCCAAACTACACATTCAGATACAATACACTGTATATTGAAATACATTTCTGTGTATCCACGGGGCTGGCCTCCCTCTGGACTGAAAGGCTGCTCCTGAGGCTACAAAATGCCACTCAAAGCAATTAACCTTTGAAACGAGAGCAGCGATTCCAAAAGAACCGATCGATAAACCAGACCTGGCCAAACTGAGAATTCTGGAAGCAGGTTTGTGTGCAACTTGTCAGTAAATGCAGGTCTCGATCCTACTGACCTAAGGACTCTCGCCGGACGGCAAACTGCACACACGCTCTCGTGAGTGAAATCTGTAACGTCAGAAGCAGCTTCAGCAAGAGGGATGAAACGCGGCTTAGACCTGTGCAGACCCAGGCTCCAGCATGAACTGGATTTAACTCCTCTAACCATGAAGAAGAAACGTGTACGTTGGCAGTAGCATAAGGAAACGGCTCTTCTTCCTGCCCAGATCCTTCTGATCCGCCTCACATTAGCCAGAGAAGGCAAAGTTGTTTGGCAAGTGCTACTTGGCACCCAGGGTGCTCTTTGACCGCAAGAAATACTGATCCGTTCTCCCTTTCCGCCTCGCCACTCTCCTGTTTTCACTGTCAAACTTCCACTGAAGCTGCAAAGCCAGCCTTCGgtcttcctcctcctgcagccGCTTCTGCTCCGTCTGGCTTCTCCGCAGGGGCTCCGCTGCAACCAGCGTGCCCTGGCAGGCCGCCTGCCTCAGTCTTTTGACGGAGCAGCTCTGTtccagatgcttggttttgcactGCCTCTTCCGGCCCCGCCTCAGAGGTGGGGGCTCCTCGCCTCGGACTCTCTCGAGGCAGACGCCGTTTGGCAAGTTGCTCAGTTCGCTTTCGTTCAGGTACTTGAGCTGCTTCTTCCCCACTGCCTTGACACAGCGCCCTCGTGTACCGTTCTCCGGAAATGCCGAGTCGACTCTAATCGCTTTCCGGGTTACCATTTTTGAATCGGAGCTGAGGCCGGACCCAGGCAGGCGCAAGGCTGGGTTTGCATCGGAGACCTCAGACGGCCGGAGGTAACGGGTCGTCTCGATGGTTCTACCCGTCTGCGCTGCAAGGCCATCGTCCGCTGCTTCCAAGTCTCTCTTGATATTGCTGGAGCTTTCAAGTTTTGCTCCACAGATGGAAGGGAAACAATCTAACTCTGCCCGTGTGCGCGTTGTGCTATCAGGGGGCAGCGAGTCATTTGACATTTGCAGGGGCTCTTTGATGATATTCAGGGAATTCACGGTAGGAACAAGAAAATCTTCCCCCATTTCTGGGGCTGAAGATGTCAGGGTGGCTTTGGAGAGTGTCTTTTTCATCTGGCGCTCCTGAAATATCTGTTCCCATTTTCTCAAAATGCGAGGGCTTGCTTCATAGGTGGTGGGCTTCTGTAGGCTCCGCGTCAGGTTTCTCGGAGTTGACTTGATAATGAGAGGACTGAGAACGCGGCCATCAGGAAGACGCTTTGGAGGGGTGCACGGCGAGCAGACAATGGGTTTGAAATGATTGAGCTCTTCCGAGATGCTGTCGTTACTCTCGGGACTGATGGACCGCTCGGGCTTTGGGAGAATGGAAAGTGGAGCAGCAGCACCGAGGCTCGCCCGCTTGTCAGCTGTCAAGTCTGGGGCAGAGAGGCAGCGATTGTTCTGGGTGGACGAGAGAACTCCAGCTACGGGGGTAGACACGCTCACCAACGGGTTGACCTGCAAGACAAGTGGCCACTTTTTAGTCCTGTTGCTACCAATGTAAACTGTGTGAAAAGAACATCTGACGCCAATAAGAATGCCAATTCACAAAGCACGTGTGAATTATAGGCAGGTAGTGTCTGCTCAGGGCAATTACGGTTCTCTTCAAAGACATCATCTAACGCAAAATTGCTGAGTTAGAATTTGTTAATAAATTCAAGGTAAttcccccgccccaccccgccccaccccGCCCCTAGGGCTTCAAAGGGACCTGGGATTCCAAACTCACTACACTTGCTCTTTCTCACACAATTCCAAGGGATAATCATATGAAAAATATTAATCATAactttgaaactgccaagcttgCCTAACATATCAGCAATAGCATCTGTCCACTGTTATTCGTTTTATGAAACAATGAACTTCTcaaaatggaaagaaataaaGCACTGGAAAGTTTTTTAATCAAAAATTTTCAACCCACCATCCAATACATTTTAGCACCAATGGCAACACCGAAGAGAAGATCCAATGAGAAGAACAGTAAATAATTTCACTTAGGATGCTTCAGGAGCATCCACACATTTTAAAACTCAGAAGCaccaaggaaagggaagaaaagtagttattttatttattcatttcaaatatttgaaagactGCTTTTGTCATAACATAGCTGGGGCTCAGGAAAGGTTAAGAATATATAAATTCATGTAACAGCAAGACAATTAAATCTACAACTAAAAATCGCTGTCAGCCAATATGTAGTTGGCAGAAAACTCGTAGAAAACTCGAGCATTCTCAGCTGTGTTTTCAGTCCAAATAGTGCTCACCCAGCTCCAAACCCTCTCATCAGCAATCAGTTTCACAGTCTCTACAGAAtgacagccctgacctggatagcccaggtgagtctgatctcgtcagatctcagaagctaagcggggctGGCtatagttagtaattggatgggattcctctaatgaagacaagggttgcagagggcaggcaatggcaaaacacctctgatagtttcttgccatgaaaaccctgccaggggatgccatatgtcagctatgacttcagggcactccccaccaccacagaaGCACAAGAGGATGGCAGCCTTCCTCACATGCCCTGGGAGATGATTTCCACAGAACAAGCCACAGATTAAGAAGCCTGTATCCAGGCAACAGCTTGCCACATCCTAGCAAGGGAGGGGATAGTGAGAAGGCAGAGATGTGAAGAGTGGAGCTGCCAGGTGGGCGCATGTAggaagaggtggtccttcaaTTATTAAAGGCAGAGGTGTAAAGAGCGGAGCTGACAAGTGGGCGCatgtttggtgagagccagtttggtgtcgtggttaagagcgcgggactctaatctggagagtcgggtttgattccctgctcctccccttgaagccagctgggtgaccttgggtcagtcacagctctctcagagctctctcagccccacccacctcacagggtgttttgttgtggggataataatggcatactttgtaaaccgctttgagtgggcattcagttgtcctgaagggcggtatataaatcaaatattattattattatgtaggaAGAGGTGGTCCTTTGATTATTAGAATCCCAGCTCACAAAGGGCCTGAAAAAGTAAGTGCCAGAATTAGGCTGAGAAGCAAGTAGCCCATGAAGAGGCCTAAAGGCGGAAGCAACATACTCGCAACGTTTATCTGTGCCGA
The DNA window shown above is from Eublepharis macularius isolate TG4126 chromosome 3, MPM_Emac_v1.0, whole genome shotgun sequence and carries:
- the RNF169 gene encoding E3 ubiquitin-protein ligase RNF169 isoform X1, whose product is MAAATASAALGVGAAGSGSPLLRRGRGRRRRPRGGREEKREEAEREAGGPGGRCACRPLCRSRPDSLGRLQQPTRPASGGEPPPPSPARDFIFRAPITLSKPGELHEEYRCQLRKLRDEKLQEERASEDLIHKLIFEDIEAGRRKTEDQKKEESATAKMTQEHFPEHLSDSENEEPFQGKSGHRSAFVSKGSTYSFALLSGNLSSRVERSQSCNDTLRERSKSRQRSAPVRTKVNPLVSVSTPVAGVLSSTQNNRCLSAPDLTADKRASLGAAAPLSILPKPERSISPESNDSISEELNHFKPIVCSPCTPPKRLPDGRVLSPLIIKSTPRNLTRSLQKPTTYEASPRILRKWEQIFQERQMKKTLSKATLTSSAPEMGEDFLVPTVNSLNIIKEPLQMSNDSLPPDSTTRTRAELDCFPSICGAKLESSSNIKRDLEAADDGLAAQTGRTIETTRYLRPSEVSDANPALRLPGSGLSSDSKMVTRKAIRVDSAFPENGTRGRCVKAVGKKQLKYLNESELSNLPNGVCLERVRGEEPPPLRRGRKRQCKTKHLEQSCSVKRLRQAACQGTLVAAEPLRRSQTEQKRLQEEEDRRLALQLQWKFDSENRRVARRKGRTDQYFLRSKSTLGAK
- the RNF169 gene encoding E3 ubiquitin-protein ligase RNF169 isoform X2, which encodes MRDFIFRAPITLSKPGELHEEYRCQLRKLRDEKLQEERASEDLIHKLIFEDIEAGRRKTEDQKKEESATAKMTQEHFPEHLSDSENEEPFQGKSGHRSAFVSKGSTYSFALLSGNLSSRVERSQSCNDTLRERSKSRQRSAPVRTKVNPLVSVSTPVAGVLSSTQNNRCLSAPDLTADKRASLGAAAPLSILPKPERSISPESNDSISEELNHFKPIVCSPCTPPKRLPDGRVLSPLIIKSTPRNLTRSLQKPTTYEASPRILRKWEQIFQERQMKKTLSKATLTSSAPEMGEDFLVPTVNSLNIIKEPLQMSNDSLPPDSTTRTRAELDCFPSICGAKLESSSNIKRDLEAADDGLAAQTGRTIETTRYLRPSEVSDANPALRLPGSGLSSDSKMVTRKAIRVDSAFPENGTRGRCVKAVGKKQLKYLNESELSNLPNGVCLERVRGEEPPPLRRGRKRQCKTKHLEQSCSVKRLRQAACQGTLVAAEPLRRSQTEQKRLQEEEDRRLALQLQWKFDSENRRVARRKGRTDQYFLRSKSTLGAK